One part of the Helicoverpa armigera isolate CAAS_96S chromosome 3, ASM3070526v1, whole genome shotgun sequence genome encodes these proteins:
- the LOC110383770 gene encoding conserved oligomeric Golgi complex subunit 3, protein MDNMSLKEIQSKLLLWESADNPLAPLTSDQREAILDLESLILGVSTNLDDDKPEVISNDETEKNNIPSVDTTYDFLEWYESLCDGNLKADDKPYEAYHKQLDDRRNECVALTDQIGATMSDLEKLSEQYNFVSNKTNALHTMSEQLLADQNKLSSIGDDIKTKLHYFTQVEHLSQRLNSTTMSVNSETFFNVLAKIDECLDYMRTNNNFKESHTYLVKYRHLQSRAISLIRSYVTHVLNHATEQMLAPKDEDPNDQETMDTAYAVYFGKFQAAAPKLRMVISEIEARAEKNADYASLLSDVQREYASRRSRVAGAATGGALQAAAARQLRDHCSLARAACSLLAHACRDECALYSHFFANPSPALEEYLQSLCTGLYETLRPHIIHINHLETLAELCVILRVEVIEEQVNNDPVRLAALGQCALALLQDAQERLVFRAHVHLRADVLLYRAAPGDLAYPHKLLMMEQIAMSIQEQSLKRSDSRNSMISDISATSQEVANINVEAQRRPQASPADLHGMWYPGVRRTLAALSRLYRCLEKKVFQGLAQEAISLCVQSVDSAAKQISANTTNIDGELFQIKHLLILREQIAPFQVDFIVKETTLDFSNMKNAAYGLIQKPRQIFSLNSNNALLEFLLEGTPMVREHLLDSRKEVDRQLKTCCETFIKNATEILVGPMIAFIEKATAFTPIEQLKTQPWATPEEMAAAVKEAQKKIRAHLAPLQRSMQLYLANKETEFILFRPIRNNVVGYFLQIEQLLTNAGYTDEDALIVACPTPEQVSVFISSASLISHSEPVQPYGSKIKPTVIRKPSVTSVKEKEENTGVEASNVTI, encoded by the exons ATGGATAATATGAGTTTAAAGGAGATTCAAAGCAAGCTATTGCTATGGGAGTCTGCAGACAATCCCTTAGCACCACTCACGTCGGATCAAAGAGAAGCTATCCTTGATTTAGAGTCTCTAATACTCGGTGTTTCCACGAATTTGgatgat GACAAACCGGAAGTCATATCAAATGATGAGACAGAAAAGAACAATATTCCCTCTGTGGACACTACATACGACTTTCTGGAGTGGTACGAGAGCTTATGTGATGGTAACCTGAAGGCTGATGATAAACCGTATGAGGCATACCATAAGCAGCTTGATGATAGGAGGAATGAATGTGTTGCGTTGACGGATCAg ATTGGTGCCACCATGTCAGACCTGGAGAAACTGTCAGAACAGTACAACTTTGTgtctaacaaaacaaatgcacTGCACACTATGAGTGAACAGTTGCTTGCTGACCAAAACAAACTCTCTAGTATAG GTGATGATATCAAAACCAAGCTTCACTACTTCACTCAAGTGGAGCACCTGTCACAGAGGCTGAACAGCACCACCATGTCTGTCAACAGTGAGACATTCTTCAATGTGCTGGCTAAGATAGACGAGTGTCTGGATTATATGAGGACTAAT AACAACTTCAAAGAATCGCACACGTACTTAGTAAAGTACCGTCACTTACAAAGCCGGGCTATTTCCCTCATCCGATCCTACGTGACCCACGTGCTGAACCATGCCACAGAACAGATGCTGGCTCCCAAGGACGAGGATCCGAATGACCAGGAAACCATGGACACTGCTTATGCGGTGTACTTTGGGAAGTTTCAGGCGGCTGCGCCTAAGTTGAGGATGGTTATTAGTGAAATTGAGGCGAGGGCTGAGAAGAATGCTGA CTACGCATCCCTCCTATCGGACGTACAACGCGAGTACGCATCCCGGCGCTCTCGCGTGGCGGGCGCAGCCACGGGCGGAGCCTTACAAGCCGCGGCCGCACGACAGCTGCGCGACCACTGCTCGCTCGCACGTGCCGCGTGCTCACTGCTCGCACACGCGTGTAGAGACGAGTGCGCGTTGTACAGCCACTTCTTTGCTAACCCATCGCCGGCATTAGA AGAGTACCTGCAATCGTTGTGTACGGGACTATACGAAACACTACGGCCTCACATCATACATATAAACCACTTGGAAACTCTCGCTGAACTGTGCGTCATACTCAGAGTGGAAGTTATTGAAGAACAAGTCAATAATGacc CGGTCCGCCTGGCGGCACTGGGCCAGTGTGCCCTGGCGCTGCTGCAGGACGCGCAGGAGCGGCTCGTGTTCCGCGCGCACGTGCACCTCCGCGCGGACGTGCTGCTGTACCGCGCCGCGCCCGGGGACCTCGCCTACCCGCACAAACTGCTCATGATGGAG CAAATCGCGATGTCAATCCAAGAGCAATCCCTCAAGCGAAGCGACTCCCGCAACTCCATGATATCTGACATATCCGCCACATCACAAGAAGTTGCCAACATCAACGTGGAAGCCCAACGAAGACCCCAAGCCTCACCAGCTGACCTTCACGGCATGTGGTACCCAGGAGTCCGAAGAACATTAGCAGCATTATCAAGATTATACCGCTGTCTTGAAAAGAAAGTCTTCCAGGGCCTAGCTCAAGAAGCTATCTCCCTATGTGTCCAAAGTGTTGACAGTGCTGCAAAACAAATATCAGCAAACACAACTAATATAGACGGGGAAttgttccaaataaaacatttgctgATCTTAAGAGAGCAAATCGCACCCTTCCAAGTTGACTTTATAGTAAAGGAAACGACTTTAGACTTTAGCAATATGAAGAATGCTGCTTATGGTCTTATCCAGAAGCCAAGACAGATATTCTCGTTAAACAGTAATAATGCTTTGTTAGAGTTCTTGTTGGAAGGTACTCCGATGGTGAGGGAACATCTCTTGGACTCCAGAAAGGAGGTTGATAGACAGCTGAAGACTTGTTGCGAAACTTTCATCAAAAATGCTACGGAAATACTCGTTGGACCCATGATTGCGTTTATTGAGAAG GCAACAGCATTCACCCCCATAGAGCAACTGAAGACCCAGCCGTGGGCCACACCAGAAGAGATGGCGGCCGCCGTGAAAGAGGCTCAGAAGAAGATACGAGCCCACCTCGCACCGCTGCAGCGATCCATGCAGCTGTACCTAGCTAATAAGGAGACCGAGTTTATATTGTTTAGACCTATTCGG AATAACGTCGTAGGCTACTTCCTACAAATTGAACAGCTGCTTACCAACGCTGGTTACACGGACGAAGACGCTCTCATCGTGGCCTGTCCTACCCCAGAACAGGTGTCTGTCTTCATATCCTCGGCCAGCCTCATCAGCCATAGTGAACCAGTTCAGCCGTATGGTAGCAAGATCAAGCCTACTGTTATAAGGAAACCTAGTGTAACTAGTGTTAAGGAGAAAGAGGAAAATACGGGTGTGGAAGCTAGTAATGTTACTATTTAG
- the LOC110383766 gene encoding mitochondrial-processing peptidase subunit beta — MLKLATTLRLVSKQGNQVRCLATATAAGYKEALVNVPPTKLSVLDNGIRVASEDSGAATATVGLWIDAGSRYENSKNNGVAHFLEHMAFKGTSKRSQTDLELLVENMGAHLNAYTSREQTVFYAKCLANDVPAAVEILADIIQNSSLAEPEIERERGVILREMQDVESNLQEVVFDHLHATAFQGTPLGQTILGPTKNIKKISKADLQNYIKTHYQPSRIVLAGAGGVDHQKLVDLANKHFSGLKNTVSDVELSPCRYTGSEIRVRDDSMPLAHVAIAVEGAGWTDADNIPLMVANTLIGAWDRSQGGGVNNASYLARAASAGNLCHSFQSFNTCYKDTGLWGIYFVAEPMQLEDMLYNVQKEWMKLCTSVTEGEVERARNLLKTNMLLQLDGTTPVCEDIGRQMLCYNRRIPIHELDARIEAVSVQNVRDVCYKYLYDRCPAVATVGPTEALPDYTRIRAGMYWLRV; from the coding sequence ATGTTGAAGTTGGCGACTACTTTGAGATTAGTCTCAAAACAGGGCAATCAGGTGCGTTGTTTGGCCACAGCCACAGCCGCAGGTTACAAGGAGGCATTAGTCAACGTCCCACCAACAAAACTCTCAGTGTTAGATAATGGAATCCGCGTTGCGTCTGAAGATTCCGGTGCTGCGACCGCCACCGTAGGACTGTGGATTGACGCCGGATCCAGGTACGAAAACTCCAAAAACAATGGAGTCGCTCATTTTCTTGAACACATGGCGTTCAAAGGTACAAGCAAGAGGTCGCAAACCGACTTAGAACTACTCGTAGAAAACATGGGTGCTCACTTGAACGCGTACACCTCTCGGGAACAGACCGTGTTTTATGCTAAATGCCTTGCTAACGACGTACCAGCCGCCGTTGAGATCCTTGCTGACATTATTCAGAACTCTTCGCTCGCAGAGCCCGAAATCGAACGAGAACGAGGTGTCATCCTCCGCGAAATGCAAGATGTTGAAAGTAACCTACAAGAAGTTGTATTTGATCACCTTCATGCCACTGCCTTCCAAGGCACACCCTTGGGCCAGACCATCTTAGGACCTACCAAGAACATCAAGAAGATCTCCAAGGCTGACCTTCAAAACTACATCAAGACCCACTACCAGCCTTCTCGCATTGTTCTAGCTGGAGCTGGTGGAGTTGACCACCAGAAGTTGGTCGACCTTGCCAACAAGCACTTCAGTGGCCTCAAGAACACTGTATCTGATGTAGAGCTGAGCCCATGCCGTTACACTGGCTCTGAGATCAGAGTGCGTGATGACTCCATGCCCCTGGCTCATGTTGCCATTGCTGTAGAGGGTGCAGGATGGACTGATGCTGACAACATTCCTCTGATGGTTGCCAACACTCTTATCGGAGCTTGGGACCGTTCCCAGGGTGGTGGTGTCAACAACGCCTCCTACCTGGCCCGTGCTGCCTCTGCTGGCAATCTTTGCCACAGCTTCCAGTCCTTCAACACATGCTACAAGGATACTGGACTTTGGGGCATTTACTTTGTAGCTGAACCCATGCAGTTGGAAGATATGTTGTACAATGTCCAGAAGGAGTGGATGAAGCTCTGCACATCAGTCACTGAGGGTGAGGTTGAGCGTGCCAGGAACCTCCTCAAGACCAACATGCTGCTCCAGCTGGACGGCACCACCCCTGTGTGTGAAGACATTGGTCGTCAAATGTTGTGCTACAACCGCCGCATCCCCATCCATGAGTTGGATGCCCGTATTGAAGCTGTCTCCGTGCAGAACGTGCGTGATGTGTGCTACAAGTACCTGTATGACCGCTGCCCTGCCGTGGCCACTGTCGGGCCCACTGAAGCACTTCCAGACTACACTAGGATCCGCGCTGGAATGTACTGGCTTAGGGTGTAA